In Euphorbia lathyris chromosome 2, ddEupLath1.1, whole genome shotgun sequence, the sequence aaattaaagCTGTTTAGAAATATATTATCCATtgataactttttatttttcaaactcCCAATTGttggaattttctctctctaaataataattttctatCTTTTAACCAAAACGCTTAAATGatctaaaaactaaaaagttcaaaaattaaaattgtttaaaatattatttccaTCACTTTTGTGTGTTTTTGGAGTTGTAAAAAATCAAGGAATTTTcacaaaaaagtaaaattacaaaaaagttTGTCAGATTTTGAatgatattatatatatatataaaagtaaaatcaaaattgaaagGAAGGTAGTTTACCTAAATTTAAATGCACCTTAAATTTAAATCATACCGCATTGTATATTTTACTTTATATACACGAATTTACACAAATCCTTATAAGTGAACATTAATGTGGATTGACATTGGAACAAGTTAGGATTAACATAACTTATATACttttattaaattgatttattaattaagtAGAAAATTTTGTGGATATGCTATACAATATATATTTGTTGAAAGGTATATGCTATAGAATATTAGCcacaaaaataccatatgctatACAATATtgtcaaaagaaagaaagggttgtaaaaaaaataaaaatttaatgctTGTTTCAATCATACTATACCACAAATAAATAGTGTACTAATTCATAATTATTCACTTTCCTAGATAATAAATGGAGTCCTCTCCGAGGTAGAAGAGGTATTCCGATCGTCGGTGCTGCGatagtttatatatatgtataaacaacGATGATAAAAATTAGTTATGATTGGTTATAAGAGCATCTTTAACAGAAGTTGctttaaaaaatatcaaaacttaacacatcatactaaaatataatattttattaatttaatcattCATATCAATCTTGACAACTTTTGTTAAAAAGTGCTCCAATAATAAGCAACTTAAAAAATTGTCACAAACCAAATCCTACCTCATTTTTTGATTTAAAGCTTAATCAGTAACAAAAAGAAACTAGATCTTGAGGAGGAGAAGGAagattgtcttccttcttcctcctccaatATATGGCTCTATTCCTACTTTTTTAGCTTTTATTGgtgttttgtttctttttttctcaGTTGAAGttcacacttttttttttggattttttccgCTTGATTTGCATCGTGAGCTATATCTCTTCCATTTACACTTTTTCCGGGTTTAGCAAAAGCGGAAGCGTCTTATCTTATACGTAGATCCATAGATCTACGGGGTTGCATCAATATAAaagactcagatccgaataGTCGAAAGAAACTAGATGATGATGATTGGTTTGAAGCTGCTTTCAGGTGGATTTGGATTCGAGAGAAATATGAGATTTGTTGTCCTGTTATTTTAGATGTACCTTTTATGGTATTTTTTGCTCTTCGTAGTCTTTATATTCCCTTTGTGGTAtcttttgctctttgtagtctttctATTCCCTTTGTGAATCATATATTAGGCTTTGGCCTATATATGGGTATTGTCATGTTGTACTCGTATTTGCTTATCTAATGGAATATATATGCattattatcaaaaaaaaaaaaaattgtcacaaTGACCCTACCAatcattactttatatataatttattttaattataaatattgtcaaccaatagtgaaaggaaagagaagCTTATCAAAAATATGCACCAATAATAATCAagtaaatcatttttttttatattaaaaaaagggcttaatacatacccagccccctaaagttgtccattttattcatttaaccccttcaacttaagggacatccttttaaccccctaaactccaaaaaaacgctacttttaacccccTATCATCCGACGTGGCATTGACCTAGTCAACGTTTGTGTCTCAAACACAGGAGGCGCGTGGGAGGATTTTGTTCTTGCCTCcaacggtaaaaaaaaaaatgcatacaaccccctaaagttgtccattttgttcatttaaccccctcacctcacgggacaaccctttaaccccctaaactccaaaaaaatcctAGTTCCAACTCAAGTACGAGCATTGGAGATAAAGAAGATTTAATTGGtgtctttctaatttttaattggtGCTTTTTTTGGTCTCAATCCACGTTGGAATTGTAAAAAATGCtttaactttgtatgaattatgacCACAGTGTATATAGATACAGTGGAAGGCAATACAAAGGAAGAGTTAAAATCTGATTTGATATGAAGTATAGAATACAGTGGAAGAGAAGTGATGACTAAATGATATTTATAGCAATTTTTCAATATTAAGGACTTTCAAAAGAAGAAAGTATGAAAGAAAAGAGCAAATTATACACACAGACAACATTATATCCCGACAGTCTAAAAtatggggttaaaagtagcatttttttggagtttagggggttaaaggggcggcccgtgaggtgagggggttaaatgaacaaaatggacaactttagggggctgggtaatACAGGATACACACGTGTCACGCGCGTGATACACACGGACAACATTATATCTCGGCATTCTAAAATAgggggttaaaagtagcgtttttttggagtttagggggttaaaaggatgtcccttaagttgaaggggttaaatgaataaaatggacaactttagggggctgggtatgtattaagccttaaatttAGGTaccataaaaaaatgtaaataaaagctTGAAAGGCATAGGTGTAAATTATCCTTAAAGTTTATAGATAGTTGGTAACTGGTATGCAGTccttaaatataattagttaaatGTCATTGTGCCATCCTAAATTCCACATCTTTGTTTTGTTCTTTTGTTGTGTGTTTTTTTAAagtcatttatttgtttttaattgtcGTTTTTCTATAtacttataaaaattaattaattttttttgaagaaataaaaattaattaattaattaattcagtAAGTCCTTATTTTGATTCAATTTTTTGTCAATGAAGTTGTGGACTAGGAAAGAGAAATGccatgtttgggaattagctgttagctgattacattagctgttagctgtttgcattagctgatttgactagctgatttgactagctgtttgtgtagacctgtttagtaaaaattagctgattgataatagcggtttgtgcaaaaagacgaataagggcattaattttggcgcaggagaagagagagtctatctattagggttaaagaagtccattaattttaatattccaaaacgctaattgaaaaagctccttttaagagctttttctaaattagcgttttcatcccaaaactctctctcaaaccaCTCTCCatcaaacactccaatcagcggtttcagtggtcaaacctctaaaattggtcaaaacttctctttttatcccaaaacgctctttactaAACAGGGCCAAACTGGACATTCCAACCTAGCAGGCGACCCTCCTAAAACCTAGAATctgaatttattaaaaaaaaaaattacaaacaaTCGATACAAAGTTAAACTAAGCAAATTAGTACAAATCATGGCCGCTAAAGTTGtcattaataagaataaaagagGGATGAGAATCAGAGGGGAATCCAGCCCAGGACTTGGGGCTCCAGCCCTCTCGGTCTCCAGATTCGCTCTTGAGTAATATTGTTTCGGTATTTGATAGCCCTCTAATTTTAGTTTAGGTTAGTGTTTTTgtactatatttttaatattttaagatGGTTGAGTTGGTTAAAAGACAAATTTCATCATAAGAGATCTAGATTTCAAATCCTTGAACgtcatcttttaaaaaaaaatatttatctatttgaatttttttaaaatatttatttttatttttattaatctctAAATAACTttgctatttttattaatcactTTTTATATCTCAACTCTTCtctgctatttttttttctaaattaatttttacactaggttaaaaaaaattaaattttaaattaaattatactttatgaaaattataagaaatttttaattaaaaataaaaagataaaagttgtataatttttaagaaattagtgttagatttataaaatattaaatatatctaCATCTTTTAGGCCGAAcacttttaagaaaaaaaaaaagaagggatTTGGGTGAAAAAAATGAGATTTTGAGtcttttttaaaagaaaaaatgaaagaaagaaaagaagaggaCTGAATTCTTAGTAGGAAAGAAGAGTGAAAATGAGGGGATTTTGAGTCAtttgaaaagaaagaaagaaacgaGGGGGATTCATTTTTTGGGCAACAAGGATTTTCAtttttgaaaaagaaagaaagaagaaagagagaGTTCATTAAGGATTTGAGGGGAAAACACAAGACAAAGAGCTAGATTGTTCTGTAATAGAGAAAAAGAATCTTCTAATCATCTTAGAAATATCTTCCTTATTCTATAATCGCGTCCTTAGGAGTTTGTTCATCGTTTACAGGTTTCGGTTGTCGGATCTCGTTCGTTGCGGTCGTCAGAGTCTACATTTACTCAAATATTGGATCGAAGCTTGGAAGGTAACTTTCTGAAGGGTACCAAAACCTTCCCTAAACTTTATACAtgcatttaattttgtttgattGTGTGTCAGTTTTGAAATCGTATATATTCTGATATACTAGGAGCAGAGCCGATCGACTACAATCATGACCGATCGGCCACAACCATAGCCGATCAGCTATATCTTCAGAATCTCAAGTCCCTTTTTTCTGTTAGTCCGGGTTTCTGTTATGGTTGctgtttttattgtttattaATTCTAGTAGGCTAGAATGGTCATTAAAACGCCACATATACATGATTCAATTAACAAAAGGATAAAAAAATGTAGTTTAGGCATAAAATGAATTCACTAGATATAGATAGATGTAGATTGCAGTTCGGATGTCATGCTGATGTGTTAGTGTCATAGGATCTGTTTGAGTCATATTTTATCGAGTCTGACATCTTAGTGTAGATCTGAAGACGGGTCCCCATGTCCCGCGGcaatatttgtttgttttgcATGTTTAATAGATGTATGTTAGGATTACAACAGTTGTATAAGATTTTTATATCGAATTtggaaatataatttataattttgtatttactTATCGCTTTCTGCAATCGTCTGATGAATGTTTATAAAACGAAAAATGGAATAGATTATAATTAGTAGtttcaataaaaattaaattgcaTAAGTTTATTAATTAAACTCTTAACCATGTAAGAATTCACGCATCCATCTTTGAAGAGATGTCACTCTGTGAGCGCTAGTATCAtcttcattgttttttttttctggatTTAAATCTCAGTTGGTGACTCTGCATAAGTGTTATAACCAAACATGATAACAAAAATGGTTaattaaaatatgcttaaccaCAAAATGAGCTTACATCGAAGGGAATACTCCTCAGTAGTGTCCTAAGACAACGGTAAATAACTGTGTATGGTATTATACCTCTTTTCATGCAAGTACGAAACGGGGAGGCGGGTGCGCATAACGAGCACCCTAAACTGATATAGAGTAGTTTTACCGCCTTGTATCCTCTAACATTTGAGATAAATAAACACTCACGTTTCTCATTAGTCTTCGAAGTTTCAATAAGCTGCATACCCGTCATGACCTCCACGAATGAAATTAGCTTGGTAGTTTCCTTGTCGCACGCGCTATATATTTTTCTGCTCCGTTTGGGGATCTAAGGAGGGAATTAGATAATTTGTGCGCAAAAGCTTGCCATTAGGGTCAGCTGTGGTGATTATGGTTAGTCTCGAAATATTGGATATTTTAGAGAAAATGCCGAACTCCAGCCTGCTTGCAATATTGCCCAAAACAACAACAATCTATATAAAAgcattttaaattattttaattcgaatTAAAATTATTGTGAGTAAGATTTATAGTTTTTACCAAGTGACTTTAAATAGTAAAATAAAAGTGTTTCATTAGTATTGAGAAGGTTTAATAGACATCCAAcctcctaaacttgtaactttttttcacctggccccctcaacttaggggacaacctctcaaccccctcaactttccaaaaacatcacatacagccccttactcccctatgttcggtcaaaatattgacccgtgtagaaaaaacgcttgactgttgaccataccaatgccacgtgtcattttttttattaaatttttctaaGTGATTATTGTATGCGAGGTGTTGTCGCTGTTTATCGTCGCAGCCTTATCGAGGTGCTGAGATTGGCGGTAGTGGTCGTCGAGGTgaaatcacttggaaaaatttaataaaaaagtgacacgtggcattggtgtggtcaacagtcaagcgcgttttctacacgagtcaatattttgaccgaacataggggtgtaaggggctgtatgtgatgtttttggagagttgagggggttgagaagttgtcccctaagttgaggggccaggtgaaaaaaagttacaagtttagagggttgggtgcctattaagcctatTGAGAAACACATGCTCATAATAATAGTATTGAATAAGAAAATCAACTAACTTTTATCATTAACCGTAAAAAAAACCAATAATAACAACAAATACTAAATATGAACAACCGAATCAAATAAACTCTAAGTACCATTTAGTTCTGCTTTTGCTAGTTTTTTTTCTCGAAACATTATACGTAAGTCAGTTGCTCAAAgctattttaaaagaaaaatgagTTATTATCTAATAACTATAAGCAACCATAAATAACTAACATGAGTTAAATcaataaaatccaaaaatctAAATTAGTGATGATCATGGgcatatattaatatttgtgCAATGTTACGTGGATGTTGGGAATTGAATTGATATTGGCATTAAACACTCAACTCCCAGCAAATTAGTCCTTCAAACAACCACAACTGTCCCATATGCATCAATTCATTAATACTTATATCAATTAATTTATATAGTTAGCTAGCTTAGCTACTTACATTATCATTTATCATTTATGAATTTATGACACCATTTTTAGACCTCTAATGGACCTATCTCAATTTATGCTCTTTCAGATACTTATTCTCTACATTCTTGTTAACACAAAATATAATGTGGACTGGGATCAATATTGGTCTTTCCATTCGCATAATGTCATATCAGTGGTTGGAATGATGTGAATTCTAATCGTTGAGTGTGAATATTCAAAAAAGATTCCAAAATTAGAAGAGTTCGAGTACTCCCTTACCTCCGAATTTTCATTTTATATGAACTGCCAAGAGAATAAAAAAGAGAGTAAACTAAACTCTGTCgtaatttcttttgtttttgtctgtgtttttaataaaaaaaattgaaactaaTAACCTATTTTTtcggtacggattatttattcaacAATTGGAATTTCTAACACAAATGGAATCATATACAGAGGAGGGGACTCTATGttgagctcaccgactataaagtaACGATTTTTGAAAGGCAATCCAGGCTCGAATAAAACttttaatttcatgtttttacgCTTCAATAATTTTACATTTATAGTTTTTACATTTGAAAAAAATTTACAttgtttttatatttcaatttatttcttttgagGATGGTGTaatatgttttgttttttttagttaTTCTTTTTAGGTACTTTGATGTTGAAAAGAGGATTGGGTGAGTTGAGCAATTTGTAGAATTATGTCCAACATATCGAGTTAATTCCAATTTGTGATTCACCTCCTTCAAGCAAAGAATAAGAGAGCATTTTCTTACCTCTTTTACGTAATTGGTATGCAATTTGAAAATAATTACATTCTAAAAGTGTGAGGGGAGAGGTTTCTCGCCCCTTTAGTGTGTTGCGTTTTTATTTTATGTGTTAAGATGTTTATTGCGTGCTTGAGTTTAGTTTTCTTGAGTCTAGTTGTGGTATTCCTCCGCtatgaattttgaatttttgcTTCTCACGAACATATCATACTTAGGATTAATCTCATTCCAAGTTTTAGCATCTTCCCATATTCTCTAATTTGTAATTTAATTCTAAGATTGCATGATGAGAACTCAAATCATTGAACTGTGTTGTAAAACTTAGCTTTGTACTTTGACTCCTATAGACTTTTGAGACCATTTTAAGGCTAGTTATTTAAATGCACGAAATAACCCAAACTTGTGTGAATTTATTTAAGCTTTGATCGAGCATCAGCTAAAAGCTCGTGTTTTCTTGTCATTTTGTGTTCTCTTGCTTATTTGTAATTATCTGGATTGAGTCCACTTATTTAAACGTATTAGGATTAACCTGCACTAATTGAAATTGCACACTCACTTACACTCTAACATACCTTACATTTTTCCATTAGAATCCTCTTTGGAGCATTTTTCCAAATCATTTCTAGCCTCGTTACAAGGTTTGATAACTtttaaatgacaaaatcactAATCCTCTTAAATAACCATCCGTTACACAAAGTCCTTAATTTAATGGGCATGGAAACTTCTATTCCTGAGCGAGGTATAAACGACTACTAGAAACCTGACGTGGCAACCAACCAACCAACCCACATTCTTCTTCACCAGCTTAGCACATCAGACGGCCAAGGAGCatcttgttttttcttttttctttttttaattaagaaTATTGGCAttcaataattacaaatagTTATGACCATGTCTTCTATACAGCAAACTCAGTTAATACTTAAAGTAAAATGAGCACTGGGTAACTACCATATCTTCCTACACCATAACATATCTATCTAAAATTAATAAAGATGCATATAAATCAACAtttttatagaaaataaaataaagaaaggaAATAAAATTTTCTTAGTTCGCAAAAAAAAGCaagtatatataatttttttttttttattgtgctTGTAGTATAATGTGAAAATATATAACACGCAAAAGAAAGGGATTAAATCACATAATTGAATAAAAAAGAGCACAAAGTCTATCATTTTTGGTAATGAATATCAACTCTATGATATGACTATAAGGTAGAAATCTAAGCCTAAAATATTATCTCTGTTTAACAAATAAATACAAAGACAACCAAATCTCAAATTTCTGCATAACTATTTCACAAAAATTACAATTTGCCTAAATATATTCCACAAGCCATCCATATGGatcaaaatcaaacaatcaTTGCCTGGACATCTCCACATCTCCACATCTCCAAGGAAAAGAAATCAAGAAAACCCTTCGAAATATAAGACACAAAAAGTAAACTTGgaactcaaaaaaaaaattacgaaCAAAGAAACTCTCCTTAAAACTAACACTGCTATAATAATGGAACTAAAATACAAAGATGTTAAAATTATTTCTGAAAATTATAAGTGCCTGTGCTGCAGATGCTGCTAAAGCAAGAAACATAAACCCATTACTACAAATATACTTTCACATCAATAGATCTTGCGCTAAATCTCTCCAGCAACTGGCCTTACCACTCATTCATACTATCTTCTTTCCGTCTTTCAATTCaacagtaaataaaaataatttatattcgAAACGCAGAAAATAGTATTAGTATACTCTTGTCCATTTATAAATAACAATTGCATATGCATTTAAAGGCTCTTTTGCAGAATACATACAAAATACATGTAGAAAGAAAGTTAAGCAGCTACCACACAAAAGGATAAATTAATAACCCAATAGAAACTGACTTGCTATCCATAAAAATTCAGCATTCAACAATTCCCTTCACTACACATATACATAGTCATTCACCAAAACCTCACCAAGTGGATATCAAAAAAGCAATTGGAGGTTTTTCACCAAAGAAAGAAGGAACATGGTTACTGTTATGAGCAACAGTATTTTCATAGTTTCAATTGAGAATATACCTGGGCTAATTCATAAATTTGTCCAACTATGCGTACTGCTATACATGAAAATATCAAATAGGATAAGGGCTACAACTGGATCAAATTCTTGAAAAAGTAGGTTCCTAAAAGAAACCAACCAACAAGAAGGAAGTTGAAGAAGGCCAAAAATGATAGAAAGGTCAGCCTTCCAAGTATCAGTCCGACACCACATACCAAGACAAAAGGTAAGTAAGATCTCACCATGGATCCCGTATTGACCCATTGACCCTTGAGAAACATCAAAGCAGCAAGGTTCACCACATTCCAACCACCAGAATGAAAACCCAATCGATTTAGGCTGTTTGCCACAAAGGAGTGGCAGTTGCAAGTAAAAAGGCTATATGCATGATGTTGAAATTCCTGTGTGCTCTTTCGTAATGCAGCATCCCATGTTAATGTGTCTCTGCCATTTGCATTCATGTTGTATTGATCCTCATTACTGAATGCATAGTGTTGTAGAGAAATGGAACAATCCTGGACATCATTGAAGGAGTGGTCCCATAAGATATAtatggaaaaaataaataaagcaacGCTATTTCCCACCCTAAAACCAATGTACAAACGCGACTATACAAACGATTTACTGAAAAAGCAAAATCAATGTCGAAAACTCCAAGGGGCTACACAAAATGATGTCCAAATCCTAGCAGTAATGCATGACATGAAGGCTGTTAACCGAAGCCAGTAGCAAGTATTGACCACAGTATGCACTTCAAATTCAAAATTAACTCAAAAACTCCAAGTGCCTCTACAAACTGATTTCCAAATCCTAGCAGTAATGCATGACATGAGAGCTCCCAACGGAAGCCCCTAGCAAGTCTTGACCACAATATGCACTTcagatataaaatataaaataagatgTATACCAGCTCTTTGTTTATCTGAATGTAACGAG encodes:
- the LOC136217398 gene encoding protein RTE1-HOMOLOG, with product MMGEIVDPERQTAFEENLPQTVDPKRARFPYCVVWTPLPVISWLIPFIGHIGICREDGVILDFAGPNFVCVDNFAFGAVARYIQINKELDCSISLQHYAFSNEDQYNMNANGRDTLTWDAALRKSTQEFQHHAYSLFTCNCHSFVANSLNRLGFHSGGWNVVNLAALMFLKGQWVNTGSMVRSYLPFVLVCGVGLILGRLTFLSFLAFFNFLLVGWFLLGTYFFKNLIQL